A stretch of the Aegilops tauschii subsp. strangulata cultivar AL8/78 chromosome 4, Aet v6.0, whole genome shotgun sequence genome encodes the following:
- the LOC109774348 gene encoding histidine-containing phosphotransfer protein 2-like isoform X1, whose translation MAAATLRARLNNLVTSMFATGMLDENFHQLQSMEEDGTAARGYVADMINLFIKDTKRILNDIAGLLSQPVVDYDMVDVLVRQLKGSSYSVGAKKVNLSCMQFRRFNEPRSKERCLMALALAWSEFCDVRSKFEAMMQVAPYLEEQIATYGPK comes from the exons ATGGCAGCTGCCACGCTCAGAGCACGGCTGAACAACCTCGTCACATCCATGTTCGCCACG GGCATGCTGGACGAGAATTTCCACCAACTGCAGTCCATGGAGGAGGATGGCACCGCAGCCCGGGGCTACGTTGCCGACATGATCAACCTCTTCATCAAGGACACCAAGAGGATCCTCAACGACATCGCCGGCCTGCT GAGCCAACCCGTGGTGGACTACGACATGGTGGACGTTCTCGTGCGTCAGCTCAAGGGGTCCAGCTACAG TGTTGGTGCTAAGAAAGTGAACCTATCCTGCATGCAATTCCGTCGGTTCAATGAGCCAAGAAGCAAAGAAAG GTGCCTCATGGCGTTGGCTCTTGCTTGGAGTGAGTTCTGTGATGTGCGAAGCAAGTTCGAGGCTATGATGCAGGTAGCCCCTTAT CTGGAGGAGCAGATCGCAACCTATGGTCCTAAGTAG
- the LOC109774348 gene encoding histidine-containing phosphotransfer protein 2-like isoform X2, whose amino-acid sequence MAAATLRARLNNLVTSMFATGMLDENFHQLQSMEEDGTAARGYVADMINLFIKDTKRILNDIAGLLSQPVVDYDMVDVLVRQLKGSSYSVGAKKVNLSCMQFRRFNEPRSKERCLMALALAWSEFCDVRSKFEAMMQLEEQIATYGPK is encoded by the exons ATGGCAGCTGCCACGCTCAGAGCACGGCTGAACAACCTCGTCACATCCATGTTCGCCACG GGCATGCTGGACGAGAATTTCCACCAACTGCAGTCCATGGAGGAGGATGGCACCGCAGCCCGGGGCTACGTTGCCGACATGATCAACCTCTTCATCAAGGACACCAAGAGGATCCTCAACGACATCGCCGGCCTGCT GAGCCAACCCGTGGTGGACTACGACATGGTGGACGTTCTCGTGCGTCAGCTCAAGGGGTCCAGCTACAG TGTTGGTGCTAAGAAAGTGAACCTATCCTGCATGCAATTCCGTCGGTTCAATGAGCCAAGAAGCAAAGAAAG GTGCCTCATGGCGTTGGCTCTTGCTTGGAGTGAGTTCTGTGATGTGCGAAGCAAGTTCGAGGCTATGATGCAG CTGGAGGAGCAGATCGCAACCTATGGTCCTAAGTAG